From the genome of Blautia hydrogenotrophica DSM 10507:
CTTACGCGCGAAGATTTCCAAGGCTTTGTGCATCACATTTCCCAAGTCCATCCCACTGAACTCGTATTGAACTCTCTCAGTCACCTGCAAACCATAACGAAGAAAATGTGCAAAAGCGCAGGCTGCATACTGCTCTAGGCGCGTGGCCCCATAGGGAGATACCTCCCCATAGAGTGCTTTTGCCACTGCCTTGCTGATTCTGTCCTGAGGATTCTCACTGAAGAAAGCTTCTACCAGCCTGTTCACCTGTGGACGATAACTCTCATCCTTTTGATACCACCGGTACAATTCTCTCCAGACCTTTGTCTCCTGTCCATACTCATATTCCTGGAGACCTTCCAAAAAATAGTCCAAACTCCCCGAAGGCCTCTGCAAGCCTTCCAAGGATGAACCTTGCCCACAGCGAAGCCGCAAGGCTGGAAAGAGCTTCTGTATCGTCCCAACCAGATAAGCCGCAGACAGTCCTTCTCCCTTGGCATTCGCCTGGCTGTATGACAGATACAAGAAATCCTGCGGCTTCGTCAGATTCAGATACAGATAGAACCTAGATTGACCAAGGAGCTCCCTGGCGTCAGGCGCCAGCTCGATCTTCTCCTCCTGGAAAAATTCTCGGTCCATCTGCGTGAGCAATCCTCCCCTGGACGAATCCTTAGGAATATTTCCCTCATTCACTCCCAGAAAGAATAAGACTTTAATCTCTTTTAACCGCGTTCTTTCCATATCTCCCACAAGTACCTGATCGGAGCTGGGTGGTATCAGTGCCACCTTCGCCTCGGTCAACCCAGCCTCCAAAAGCTGCTGATACTCCCGGGCACTTACTTTCTCATCTCCCAGAATCTCCACCATCTTATCCAGCAGCCGCATGACGATTCCATAGATTTGAGCATACTCTTTCTCCATGGCCTTGTCTTTTCTTCCGGCAAATTCCAGCTCCTGAATTTTTAACTTTTCCTGCATCTCATTGTCCGAAATAAATTGATAGAGTGCGCAGCTTCGCTCTCTTACAGTCTTTACACCGCCTCGAAAACCCTGAACCAGCCAAGAGATTTCTTTTAAAAACTGCTCCCGGTACCGATTCAATTCTAGAATTCTTTCCTCGTCCAGTCCTGGGTAAAGCCTCACCCAAGTCTCCTTCCACTTGGAATACCCTCGAATTCCAAGGGCAGTCACGTAGTTGTCCAACTCATCAATTTCTTCCAGACTCAGAGAGCTCATCCCACAGCGCAGATAACGAAAACAGCTCTCATAGGAAAATCGATCCACAATCATCTCCACAGCTGCTCTGAGAAATTCCACAAATGGGTTCATCAAAATCGAATGTTTCTCGTCGATAAAATATGGAATCTGCGCCTGTGAGAACACCTGCCGTGCATAGGTCCCGTAGGAAGGCAAATCGCCGGTGATCACTGCGATCTCACCATAACGGTACCCCTTTTCTCTTACCAGACGCAGAATTTCCGCAGCAGTCCCTTTTACCTCCTGAAGAGGGTTCTCCCACCGAGTCAACGCTAAAGCTTGCGGCTCTCTCTCGTAGACCACCCGATGATAGCGAAACAGATGCTGCTCTAGAAAATTCAGTTCTGGATTTTTTCCAAATCTGGAATTTTCACCAGGCAGCACCCACTGTTCCTTCTCCACCGCTACTCGCGCTTCCCCAGCCAACTTCAACAACTGGTCTCTCATCTTCCCGCTCATGGAAAACAGCTGGTACTTTCCACTTAACCGCTGCGCCTTCACATCCATCGTAACCGTCACATAGACCTGTTCTCCCAACAACATCAATTCCCGAATCAATTTGTTTTGTATGGGAGTAAACCCGGTATAACCATCTAGAACAAAAATACCGCCTTGAAACTTTTTTGACTTCTCAATCACCCGACACAGAACATCCGGCACCTCTTCCCCTGTGAGAAAACGTTCCTTTAAATACTCTCGAAATCCCTCATATATCCTGTGGATATCTTGAAGTTTACAATGTAAAAGTGCCTGGTCTTCCGATCTTTTGACCAGCTCCCCCAAAGTCTCTTCTCCCACATCGTACTGCATCAACTCACTGACTAGGGATTTCATCTCCTGAATGCACCCAGGTTTTTTCATCTGCACTCCCAGATATGGAAGCTCTTTTTTCTTATCCTGAACAATTTTTTGGAGAACCAAACTTTTTCCAGTCTCCTCCAAAAGAGGCGCATCGTCGCCTCCCACTTCCTCGAACACCCGGTAAGCCAGGCGCTCAAAACTCAGCACATCAATATTTAAAATCCCCCCGCCCGGATGCATCTGTACCAGACGTTTTTGAGTCTGCATCGTAAACTGCTCAGGAACCAAAATTACATACTGTCTGTCCGGATGCTCCATGGATTCCCTGATTATTTTCTGATAAATAAAATGGGACTTTCCTGCCCCGGAATTTCCCAAAATCATCTGCAATGCCATGTCTGTTCCTCTTTCTTTGCGCAAAACCACCTGCTGCTTTTTCGTTCATTATATCATAATTTCATTTTCTTCGAAATAAAATATATAAAGTGTGACCGTGGGATACTGCAACCGGCCAAATTGCCACGCCATCCTCTGGTCGCCGAAAGTAAACCAGGGGGTGTACACATGAGCGCTAAGACCAAAATCGTAGTACTACATATGAAAGAGGTGATCTACACGGTCGTCTTCCTTGTCCTTGCCCTTGTACTGGGCGGCATCTTATTTCTGATGTTCGGACCAGGTCACGACAAGGAAACCGCCGCACAGGCTGACGGCAAGTATCAGCCCGGAGTCTATTCCACATCCATCTCTCTAAACGACAATACCTTTGATGTGCAAGTCACCGTGGACTCCGACCGCATTAAATCCATCGAATTGGTGAACCTAAGCGAGAGTACCACTGCTATGTTCCCTCTCATGGAACCAGCTTTAGAATCCCTCGCTTCTCAAATATATGTCAATCAATCTCTGGATGATATCCAGTACTCTGAAGAAAACAAGTATACTTCCATGATGCTCTTGGATGCCATACAGACCGCATTAAAAAAAGCGGAGCTTTAAATCGCTCCGCTTTTTTTATCACATCTCGTCCAACTCTTGAATCCAAAGCTGGACACAAGCATCACTCGGCATCCGAAGATCTCCCCTGGGTGAAACAGTCACACTTCCTACCTTCGGGCCATCTGGCAGACAAGACCTCTTAAACTGCTGGCTAAAAAATCTCCAATAAAACTTCCTCAGCCACTTCAGGATGGTCTCTTGATCGTAGACCGCTTCAAAGGTACGGCAGGCAATCCGGTAAATTTTTTTCGGTGAATAGCCCACACGCAGCATATAATATAGAAAGAAATCATGAAGCTCATAAGGACCCACCAAATCCTCTGTCTTCTGGGAAATATTTCCATCCTCCGGCGGAAGAAGTTCCGGACTCACCGGTGTGTCCAGCACATCCAACAAAATCTGAGAGAGCCGTTCATCTTCGCAAGTTCTCGCATAGTAATGCACCAGATGACGGACCAACGTCTTGGGAACAGAGGCATTTACCCCATACATAGACATATGATCTCCATTGTAGGTGGCCCATCCCAGAGCCAACTCTGACAGATCTCCCGTACCTACCACCAAGCCATTGCACTGATTTGCCAAATCCATCAGTACCTGGGTGCGCTCCCTGGCCTGAGAGTTCTCATAGGTGACATCATGAAGTGCTGGATCCTGTCCAATATTCTCAAAATGTACACGGACTGCCTCTTTGATATCCACCTCCTGTAAGGTAGCACCCAGACGCCTTGTCAGTTCGCAGGCATTCCGATAAGTACGGTCTGTAGTTCCAAAACATGGCATCGTGACTGCCAAAATATTTTCTCTGGGCAATCCCAGCAAATCAAACGTCCTGGCCGTCACCAGCAGAGCCAGCGTAGAGTCTAGACCGCCTGAGATTCCCACGACTGCCCGCTCACCGTGAATATGGGCCAAACGTTTCTTCAAGCCCATGGCCTGGATGTTCAGTATCTCATCGCATCTGTCATCCCGGTCCTTCTCATTGCTAGGAACAAAGGGATTGGGAGCGAACTGCCTAGTCAGCTTTGTCTCCTCCACAGTCAAGCAGAAAGGCACCATCTGATAAGTCCCTAAATCACTCTCAAAAGTCGTCATTCTTCTTCTCTCGGAGCTGATTCTCTCAAAATCCACATCCCCATAGACGATTTCATTTTGGAATCTCTTTCCCTCCGCCAAAAGCGCTCCATTCTCCGCAATCAAATTCTGTCCGCCAAAAACTAAGTCCTGAGTAGATTCTCCCTCTCCTGCATTGGCATAGACGTAGCCGCAGACCAAGCGCGCGGACTGGCCTCTCACCAAACTTTTCCGATAACTATCCTTTCCCACAGCCTCACTGCTGGCAGACAGGTTCACAATCAGATTCGCTCCGGCCGCTGCATGGTTCGCACTAGGCGGACTCGTCACCCACAAATCCTCACAGATCTCCGCCGCTACCGTCAATTTGGGCATATTGGTGCAGGCAAAAATCAACTCACTGCCAAAGAGGACCTCCTCGCCATTTAAGATAGCCAAATCACAAACGCCAGCTCCTGATGCGAAATTGCGCTGTTCATAGAATTCCCCATAATTTGGCAAATGAATCTTCGGCACCATGCCTAGCACCTCTCCGTGACTGACCGCAGCTGCCACATTATAAAGTTTCCCGGAATGCTCAAAGGGAAGTCCTACGAAAATCAGAGCATCCACATCCGAAGTTTCCTGCACAATCCGTACCAGCTCTTCCCTAGCTGAACGCACCAACAGTTCCTGCCAGAACAAATCTGCGCAGGTATAACCCGTGATACAAAGCTCCGGGAATACCATCACTTTGGCGCCCTCTTTTTCCATCTCTCGAATCAGACGGATAATCTCATTTCCGTTGTGTCGGCAGTCAGCCACTCTCACATCCGGCGTAGCCGCCGCCACTTTCACAAATCCCTGTCTCATCACACACCTCTTCCTATCTGCATCTGTGCAGAATATCTTTTAATTCTTCTATAGAAAACTGATAATTTGTATTGCAGAAATGGCAGTTTAGCTCCACCGGCTTTCCCTCCTGTATCATGCTCTTTAACTCCTGCCGGCCAATACTAATCAGGGCTTTTTCCACTCTGGTTTTGCTACAGTTGCAGCAAAAACGCACCGGAAGGGTATCGGAAAGCTCCAAATTTAGATTTCCCAAGAGTCTCTCTAGCAGCTGCTCCGGTGTGTTTCCCTCGTCCAGCAACCCCGTCACCGAAGTAATCCCTTTTAGATTATCCTCTAACTGAGAAATCACCGCTTCCTCGGCAAACGGCATCAACTGTACAATAAACCCACCGGCCTGTCTCACTGTGTTTTCTCTACCCATCAGCACGCCTAAGCCCACGGACGAGGGCACCTGCTCACTGGTAGCAAAATAGTAAGTCAAATCTTCAGCAATCTCACAGGTCTGAAGCATGGTCTGCCCGGAATATGGTTCTTTCATTCCCATGTCTTTGATCACATTGAGAAAACCC
Proteins encoded in this window:
- a CDS encoding PD-(D/E)XK nuclease family protein is translated as MALQMILGNSGAGKSHFIYQKIIRESMEHPDRQYVILVPEQFTMQTQKRLVQMHPGGGILNIDVLSFERLAYRVFEEVGGDDAPLLEETGKSLVLQKIVQDKKKELPYLGVQMKKPGCIQEMKSLVSELMQYDVGEETLGELVKRSEDQALLHCKLQDIHRIYEGFREYLKERFLTGEEVPDVLCRVIEKSKKFQGGIFVLDGYTGFTPIQNKLIRELMLLGEQVYVTVTMDVKAQRLSGKYQLFSMSGKMRDQLLKLAGEARVAVEKEQWVLPGENSRFGKNPELNFLEQHLFRYHRVVYEREPQALALTRWENPLQEVKGTAAEILRLVREKGYRYGEIAVITGDLPSYGTYARQVFSQAQIPYFIDEKHSILMNPFVEFLRAAVEMIVDRFSYESCFRYLRCGMSSLSLEEIDELDNYVTALGIRGYSKWKETWVRLYPGLDEERILELNRYREQFLKEISWLVQGFRGGVKTVRERSCALYQFISDNEMQEKLKIQELEFAGRKDKAMEKEYAQIYGIVMRLLDKMVEILGDEKVSAREYQQLLEAGLTEAKVALIPPSSDQVLVGDMERTRLKEIKVLFFLGVNEGNIPKDSSRGGLLTQMDREFFQEEKIELAPDARELLGQSRFYLYLNLTKPQDFLYLSYSQANAKGEGLSAAYLVGTIQKLFPALRLRCGQGSSLEGLQRPSGSLDYFLEGLQEYEYGQETKVWRELYRWYQKDESYRPQVNRLVEAFFSENPQDRISKAVAKALYGEVSPYGATRLEQYAACAFAHFLRYGLQVTERVQYEFSGMDLGNVMHKALEIFARKVRDQRLSWGELSREDRERLVSESLQEVTEDYGNTILHSCARNEYLIRRTQRVLNRTAWALQEQLRRGDFQPEGFEVAFEGGRIDRVDICEDENKVYVKVMDYKTGNVSFDLVALYHGLQLQLMVYLDAALLVEQKKYPDREVIPAAIFYYNIKDPMIKASIEEDIGKVEQKILRELKVNGLVQSDPRGIEHLDVTMETLPLTKNKDGSFRKGSSVASLHQFGLLSDYVKGKIQNLRREILEGNAQAAPYQMDKKEACTYCPYRGICGFDQKIPGFFYRRLKNLEEKEVWEKLEEEVKSWV
- a CDS encoding NAD(+) synthase — encoded protein: MRQGFVKVAAATPDVRVADCRHNGNEIIRLIREMEKEGAKVMVFPELCITGYTCADLFWQELLVRSAREELVRIVQETSDVDALIFVGLPFEHSGKLYNVAAAVSHGEVLGMVPKIHLPNYGEFYEQRNFASGAGVCDLAILNGEEVLFGSELIFACTNMPKLTVAAEICEDLWVTSPPSANHAAAGANLIVNLSASSEAVGKDSYRKSLVRGQSARLVCGYVYANAGEGESTQDLVFGGQNLIAENGALLAEGKRFQNEIVYGDVDFERISSERRRMTTFESDLGTYQMVPFCLTVEETKLTRQFAPNPFVPSNEKDRDDRCDEILNIQAMGLKKRLAHIHGERAVVGISGGLDSTLALLVTARTFDLLGLPRENILAVTMPCFGTTDRTYRNACELTRRLGATLQEVDIKEAVRVHFENIGQDPALHDVTYENSQARERTQVLMDLANQCNGLVVGTGDLSELALGWATYNGDHMSMYGVNASVPKTLVRHLVHYYARTCEDERLSQILLDVLDTPVSPELLPPEDGNISQKTEDLVGPYELHDFFLYYMLRVGYSPKKIYRIACRTFEAVYDQETILKWLRKFYWRFFSQQFKRSCLPDGPKVGSVTVSPRGDLRMPSDACVQLWIQELDEM
- the hslO gene encoding Hsp33 family molecular chaperone HslO translates to MSDYIVRGMAANGQIRAFAALTKDTVETARQAHDTSPVATAALGRLLTAGGMMGAMMKGEQDVLTLQIKAGGPLQGITVTADSQGNVKGYVGNPQVILPANEKGKLDVASAVGPGFLNVIKDMGMKEPYSGQTMLQTCEIAEDLTYYFATSEQVPSSVGLGVLMGRENTVRQAGGFIVQLMPFAEEAVISQLEDNLKGITSVTGLLDEGNTPEQLLERLLGNLNLELSDTLPVRFCCNCSKTRVEKALISIGRQELKSMIQEGKPVELNCHFCNTNYQFSIEELKDILHRCR